In a single window of the Elaeis guineensis isolate ETL-2024a chromosome 8, EG11, whole genome shotgun sequence genome:
- the LOC105049961 gene encoding nuclear transcription factor Y subunit B-10 isoform X2, with protein MARPFASGVNSSQAGPAGGVDADQSGPTAGNPVLPGSTARATATSSTTQPQVGNLREQDRFMPIANVIRIMRKVLPLHAKISDDAKETIQECVSEFISFITGEANERCQREHRKTITAEDVIWAMGKLGFDDYVAPLSRYLQRYRELEGDQRAGLRGEHFPIIKQRRHPQISDTGRATDVGAQPLSMRSPPPQAPPPSNLVMPPIVPPPRVNHLFGEDPRAGYFLEMYWGGDGSGSSNSGAPPMPDFFQ; from the coding sequence ATGGCCAGACCATTCGCCAGCGGAGTCAACTCGAGCCAGGCCGGTCCAGCAGGAGGAGTCGACGCCGACCAGTCCGGTCCAACCGCCGGGAACCCGGTCCTTCCCGGCAGCACCGCCCGGGCAACCGCCACCTCCTCCACTACCCAACCCCAAGTCGGCAACCTCCGGGAGCAAGACCGTTTCATGCCGATCGCCAACGTCATCCGCATCATGCGCAAGGTCCTGCCGCTGCACGCGAAGATCTCCGACGACGCCAAAGAGACGATCCAGGAGTGCGTGTCGGAGTTCATCAGCTTCATCACCGGCGAGGCCAACGAGCGCTGCCAGCGGGAGCATCGGAAGACCATCACCGCCGAAGACGTGATCTGGGCAATGGGAAAGTTGGGCTTCGATGACTACGTCGCCCCACTAAGCCGGTACCTTCAGCGCTACCGCGAGCTGGAAGGCGACCAACGTGCCGGCCTCCGCGGCGAACATTTCCCGATCATCAAGCAGCGCCGCCACCCCCAGATCAGCGACACTGGCCGCGCGACAGACGTTGGTGCCCAACCACTCTCAATGCGCTCGCCGCCGCCACAAGCGCCGCCTCCATCGAACCTCGTCATGCCCCCGATAGTGCCTCCTCCTCGCGTCAACCATCTCTTTGGCGAAGACCCGAGAGCAGGCTACTTCCTCGAGATGTATTGGGGTGGGGATGGTTCTGGGAGTAGCAACTCCGGGGCTCCACCAATGCCTGACTTCTTTCAGTAG
- the LOC105049961 gene encoding nuclear transcription factor Y subunit B-2 isoform X1, with the protein MAGASNGIPAFPRLPRTSSGMARPFASGVNSSQAGPAGGVDADQSGPTAGNPVLPGSTARATATSSTTQPQVGNLREQDRFMPIANVIRIMRKVLPLHAKISDDAKETIQECVSEFISFITGEANERCQREHRKTITAEDVIWAMGKLGFDDYVAPLSRYLQRYRELEGDQRAGLRGEHFPIIKQRRHPQISDTGRATDVGAQPLSMRSPPPQAPPPSNLVMPPIVPPPRVNHLFGEDPRAGYFLEMYWGGDGSGSSNSGAPPMPDFFQ; encoded by the exons atggCAGGAGCTAGTAATGGCATCCCAGCCTTCCCACGGCTACCAAGAACGAGCTCTG GGATGGCCAGACCATTCGCCAGCGGAGTCAACTCGAGCCAGGCCGGTCCAGCAGGAGGAGTCGACGCCGACCAGTCCGGTCCAACCGCCGGGAACCCGGTCCTTCCCGGCAGCACCGCCCGGGCAACCGCCACCTCCTCCACTACCCAACCCCAAGTCGGCAACCTCCGGGAGCAAGACCGTTTCATGCCGATCGCCAACGTCATCCGCATCATGCGCAAGGTCCTGCCGCTGCACGCGAAGATCTCCGACGACGCCAAAGAGACGATCCAGGAGTGCGTGTCGGAGTTCATCAGCTTCATCACCGGCGAGGCCAACGAGCGCTGCCAGCGGGAGCATCGGAAGACCATCACCGCCGAAGACGTGATCTGGGCAATGGGAAAGTTGGGCTTCGATGACTACGTCGCCCCACTAAGCCGGTACCTTCAGCGCTACCGCGAGCTGGAAGGCGACCAACGTGCCGGCCTCCGCGGCGAACATTTCCCGATCATCAAGCAGCGCCGCCACCCCCAGATCAGCGACACTGGCCGCGCGACAGACGTTGGTGCCCAACCACTCTCAATGCGCTCGCCGCCGCCACAAGCGCCGCCTCCATCGAACCTCGTCATGCCCCCGATAGTGCCTCCTCCTCGCGTCAACCATCTCTTTGGCGAAGACCCGAGAGCAGGCTACTTCCTCGAGATGTATTGGGGTGGGGATGGTTCTGGGAGTAGCAACTCCGGGGCTCCACCAATGCCTGACTTCTTTCAGTAG